One window of the Oncorhynchus mykiss isolate Arlee chromosome 5, USDA_OmykA_1.1, whole genome shotgun sequence genome contains the following:
- the LOC110523634 gene encoding glutamine synthetase isoform X3 — translation MNIPEWNFDGSSTYQAEGSNSDMFLIPVAMFRDPFTLESNKLVLCEVLKYNRLPAESNLRSGCKKVMEEVKHYIPWFGMEQEYTLLGMDGRPYGWPQNGFPGPQGPYYCGVGADNAYGRDIMECHYKACLYSGVKICGTNAEVMPSQFEFQVGLCEGIEMGDHLWMARFLLHRVCEDFGVVATLDPKPMKGNWNGAGCHTNVSTKEMREEGGLQHIEQAIEKLSKRHSQHICVYDPHGGQDNIRRLTGLHETSSIHDFCFGVANRGASIRIPRQVAQEGKGYFEDRRPSANCDPYAVTGAIARTCLLGMEEEEEST, via the exons atga ATATTCCAGAGTGGAACTTTGATGGCTCCAGCACCTACCAGGCCGAGGGATCCAACAGTGACATGTTCCTGATCCCAGTGGCGATGTTTAGGGACCCTTTTACACTGGAATCCAACAAACTGGTTTTGTGTGAGGTCCTGAAGTACAACCGCTTGCCTGCAG AGAGTAACCTGCGGTCAGGTTGTAAGAAAGTGATGGAGGAAGTGAAGCACTATATCCCCTGGTTTGGAATGGAGCAGGAGTATACTCTCCTGGGGATGGATGGTCGCCCCTATGGCTGGCCCCAAAATGGATTCCCAGGACCCCAAG gtccatACTACTGTGGGGTTGGTGCAGACAACGCCTATGGAAGGGACATTATGGAGTGTCACTACAAGGCATGTCTCTATTCTGGAGTCAAAATCTGTGGCACCAATGCTGAGGTCATGCCATCTCAG ttTGAATTCCAGGTGGGTCTGTGTGAGGGGATAGAGATGGGAGACCACCTATGGATGGCACGTTTCCTGCTGCACCGTGTGTGTGAGGATTTTGGAGTTGTAGCCACTCTGGACCCCAAACCAATGAAGGGGAACTGGAACGGGGCGGGCTGCCATACCAACGTTAGCACAAAGGAGATGAGGGAAGAAGGGGGGCTGCA ACATATTGAGCAGGCCATTGAGAAGCTGAGCAAGCGCCATTCCCAGCACATATGTGTGTACGACCCTCACGGAGGCCAGGACAACATCAGACGCCTCACAGGCTTACATGAAACCTCCAGCATCCATGACTTCTGTTTTGGTGTGGCCAACCGCGGGGCCAGCATCCGGATCCCACGCCAGGTGGCCCAGGAGGGGAAGGGATACTTTGAAGACCGCCGGCCCTCCGCCAACTGTGACCCGTATGCCGTGACGGGTGCCATCGCAAGAACCTGCCTGCtcgggatggaggaggaagaggagagtacATGA
- the LOC110523634 gene encoding glutamine synthetase isoform X2: protein MASVSVSSRLNKAIHQHYMSLPQGDLCQVTYIWIDGSGEGLRNKTRTLYREPQGIEDIPEWNFDGSSTYQAEGSNSDMFLIPVAMFRDPFTLESNKLVLCEVLKYNRLPAESNLRSGCKKVMEEVKHYIPWFGMEQEYTLLGMDGRPYGWPQNGFPGPQGPYYCGVGADNAYGRDIMECHYKACLYSGVKICGTNAEVMPSQFEFQVGLCEGIEMGDHLWMARFLLHRVCEDFGVVATLDPKPMKGNWNGAGCHTNVSTKEMREEGGLQHIEQAIEKLSKRHSQHICVYDPHGGQDNIRRLTGLHETSSIHDFCFGVANRGASIRIPRQVAQEGKGYFEDRRPSANCDPYAVTGAIARTCLLGMEEEEEST, encoded by the exons ATGGCATCTGTGTCAGTCAGCTCTCGTCTAAACAAGGCCATCCATCAGCACTACATGTCCCTTCCACAGGGGGACCTGTGTCAGGTCACCTACATCTGGATCGATGGCTCCGGGGAGGGGCTGAGGAACAAGACTCGTACCCTGTACAGAGAGCCACAGGGAATAGAGG ATATTCCAGAGTGGAACTTTGATGGCTCCAGCACCTACCAGGCCGAGGGATCCAACAGTGACATGTTCCTGATCCCAGTGGCGATGTTTAGGGACCCTTTTACACTGGAATCCAACAAACTGGTTTTGTGTGAGGTCCTGAAGTACAACCGCTTGCCTGCAG AGAGTAACCTGCGGTCAGGTTGTAAGAAAGTGATGGAGGAAGTGAAGCACTATATCCCCTGGTTTGGAATGGAGCAGGAGTATACTCTCCTGGGGATGGATGGTCGCCCCTATGGCTGGCCCCAAAATGGATTCCCAGGACCCCAAG gtccatACTACTGTGGGGTTGGTGCAGACAACGCCTATGGAAGGGACATTATGGAGTGTCACTACAAGGCATGTCTCTATTCTGGAGTCAAAATCTGTGGCACCAATGCTGAGGTCATGCCATCTCAG ttTGAATTCCAGGTGGGTCTGTGTGAGGGGATAGAGATGGGAGACCACCTATGGATGGCACGTTTCCTGCTGCACCGTGTGTGTGAGGATTTTGGAGTTGTAGCCACTCTGGACCCCAAACCAATGAAGGGGAACTGGAACGGGGCGGGCTGCCATACCAACGTTAGCACAAAGGAGATGAGGGAAGAAGGGGGGCTGCA ACATATTGAGCAGGCCATTGAGAAGCTGAGCAAGCGCCATTCCCAGCACATATGTGTGTACGACCCTCACGGAGGCCAGGACAACATCAGACGCCTCACAGGCTTACATGAAACCTCCAGCATCCATGACTTCTGTTTTGGTGTGGCCAACCGCGGGGCCAGCATCCGGATCCCACGCCAGGTGGCCCAGGAGGGGAAGGGATACTTTGAAGACCGCCGGCCCTCCGCCAACTGTGACCCGTATGCCGTGACGGGTGCCATCGCAAGAACCTGCCTGCtcgggatggaggaggaagaggagagtacATGA
- the LOC110523634 gene encoding glutamine synthetase isoform X1, with product MMAQTLHLAMASVSVSSRLNKAIHQHYMSLPQGDLCQVTYIWIDGSGEGLRNKTRTLYREPQGIEDIPEWNFDGSSTYQAEGSNSDMFLIPVAMFRDPFTLESNKLVLCEVLKYNRLPAESNLRSGCKKVMEEVKHYIPWFGMEQEYTLLGMDGRPYGWPQNGFPGPQGPYYCGVGADNAYGRDIMECHYKACLYSGVKICGTNAEVMPSQFEFQVGLCEGIEMGDHLWMARFLLHRVCEDFGVVATLDPKPMKGNWNGAGCHTNVSTKEMREEGGLQHIEQAIEKLSKRHSQHICVYDPHGGQDNIRRLTGLHETSSIHDFCFGVANRGASIRIPRQVAQEGKGYFEDRRPSANCDPYAVTGAIARTCLLGMEEEEEST from the exons ACTCTACACTTAGCCATGGCATCTGTGTCAGTCAGCTCTCGTCTAAACAAGGCCATCCATCAGCACTACATGTCCCTTCCACAGGGGGACCTGTGTCAGGTCACCTACATCTGGATCGATGGCTCCGGGGAGGGGCTGAGGAACAAGACTCGTACCCTGTACAGAGAGCCACAGGGAATAGAGG ATATTCCAGAGTGGAACTTTGATGGCTCCAGCACCTACCAGGCCGAGGGATCCAACAGTGACATGTTCCTGATCCCAGTGGCGATGTTTAGGGACCCTTTTACACTGGAATCCAACAAACTGGTTTTGTGTGAGGTCCTGAAGTACAACCGCTTGCCTGCAG AGAGTAACCTGCGGTCAGGTTGTAAGAAAGTGATGGAGGAAGTGAAGCACTATATCCCCTGGTTTGGAATGGAGCAGGAGTATACTCTCCTGGGGATGGATGGTCGCCCCTATGGCTGGCCCCAAAATGGATTCCCAGGACCCCAAG gtccatACTACTGTGGGGTTGGTGCAGACAACGCCTATGGAAGGGACATTATGGAGTGTCACTACAAGGCATGTCTCTATTCTGGAGTCAAAATCTGTGGCACCAATGCTGAGGTCATGCCATCTCAG ttTGAATTCCAGGTGGGTCTGTGTGAGGGGATAGAGATGGGAGACCACCTATGGATGGCACGTTTCCTGCTGCACCGTGTGTGTGAGGATTTTGGAGTTGTAGCCACTCTGGACCCCAAACCAATGAAGGGGAACTGGAACGGGGCGGGCTGCCATACCAACGTTAGCACAAAGGAGATGAGGGAAGAAGGGGGGCTGCA ACATATTGAGCAGGCCATTGAGAAGCTGAGCAAGCGCCATTCCCAGCACATATGTGTGTACGACCCTCACGGAGGCCAGGACAACATCAGACGCCTCACAGGCTTACATGAAACCTCCAGCATCCATGACTTCTGTTTTGGTGTGGCCAACCGCGGGGCCAGCATCCGGATCCCACGCCAGGTGGCCCAGGAGGGGAAGGGATACTTTGAAGACCGCCGGCCCTCCGCCAACTGTGACCCGTATGCCGTGACGGGTGCCATCGCAAGAACCTGCCTGCtcgggatggaggaggaagaggagagtacATGA